A single region of the Halorubrum depositum genome encodes:
- a CDS encoding TIGR04347 family pseudo-SAM/SPASM protein, whose amino-acid sequence MISVSKLLCGLDAESDGLRYDAAAESKEPQITNEKQRRPVVVWNATKRCNLYCEHCYAAADKERAPNELSTAEGKALIDDLAEFGVPVLLFSGGEPLVREDLADLVAYADDAGIRPVLSTNGTLLTRESARELKAAGLKYAGVSVDGLPERNDRIRGEEGAFDAAVRGIEACLDVGLKTGLRYTITEHNVEDLAGVVDLLVDVGVDRFCFYHLDYGGRGAEIADVDLSPEATRKAVADLCDLTREYHAAGEEIETLLVGNYADAGHLVEYADREIGTDRARLIYDHLRRNGGDPTGERVADVDPVGNVHLTQFWQGYSPGNVRDRSFGAIWSDESNPLLAGLRNREERLTGRCADCAYKGICRGGSRLRALSAHGDPFAPDPKCYLTESERDGAEALRRIRGGSAAD is encoded by the coding sequence ATGATCTCGGTCAGCAAGCTCCTCTGCGGGCTCGACGCCGAGAGCGACGGGCTCCGGTACGACGCCGCGGCGGAGTCGAAGGAGCCGCAGATCACGAACGAGAAGCAGCGCCGCCCGGTCGTCGTCTGGAACGCGACGAAGCGGTGTAACCTCTACTGCGAGCACTGCTACGCCGCGGCCGACAAGGAGAGAGCGCCGAACGAGCTGTCGACGGCGGAGGGGAAGGCGCTCATCGACGACCTCGCCGAGTTCGGCGTGCCGGTGCTCCTCTTCTCCGGCGGCGAACCGCTCGTCCGCGAGGACCTCGCGGACCTCGTCGCCTACGCCGACGACGCCGGGATCCGGCCCGTCCTCTCGACGAACGGGACCCTCCTGACCCGCGAGAGCGCCCGAGAGCTGAAGGCGGCGGGGCTCAAGTACGCCGGCGTCTCCGTCGACGGGCTCCCCGAGCGCAACGACCGGATCCGGGGAGAGGAGGGGGCGTTCGACGCCGCGGTCCGCGGGATCGAGGCATGTCTCGACGTCGGGCTCAAGACCGGGCTCCGCTACACGATCACCGAGCACAACGTCGAGGACCTGGCGGGCGTCGTCGACCTACTCGTCGACGTCGGCGTCGACCGATTCTGCTTCTACCACCTCGACTACGGCGGGCGCGGCGCCGAGATCGCCGACGTGGACCTGAGCCCGGAGGCGACCCGGAAGGCCGTCGCCGACCTCTGTGACCTCACCCGCGAGTACCACGCGGCCGGCGAGGAGATCGAGACGCTGCTCGTCGGCAACTACGCCGACGCCGGCCACCTCGTCGAGTACGCCGACCGGGAGATCGGGACTGACCGCGCCCGGCTGATCTACGACCACCTCCGGCGCAACGGCGGCGACCCGACCGGCGAGCGCGTCGCCGACGTCGACCCCGTCGGCAACGTCCACCTCACGCAGTTCTGGCAGGGGTACTCCCCCGGCAACGTCCGGGACCGCTCGTTCGGCGCCATCTGGAGCGACGAGTCGAACCCGCTCCTCGCCGGGCTCCGGAACCGCGAGGAGCGGCTCACCGGGCGGTGCGCCGACTGCGCGTACAAGGGGATCTGTCGGGGCGGCTCGCGGCTCCGCGCCCTCTCGGCGCACGGGGACCCGTTCGCGCCCGATCCGAAGTGCTACCTCACGGAGTCGGAGCGCGACGGCGCAGAGGCGTTGCGACGGATCCGCGGTGGGTCGGCGGCCGACTGA
- a CDS encoding Htur_1727 family rSAM-partnered candidate RiPP — translation MVEKTDRTAGSGGPRSADGRRFEVFVREEEADPLRHVGTVAAPTPNVAHEEASKLFAWYARDVWVCPAEETHRYSAESLAGDERNSGDESAASDDGASPDGDAEPRVYEETEGTPTVTCGGAPVEGDSEEADPDDGPTAEGDR, via the coding sequence ATGGTCGAGAAGACGGACCGAACCGCCGGATCGGGCGGCCCGCGCTCGGCGGACGGCAGACGCTTCGAGGTGTTCGTCCGCGAGGAGGAGGCGGACCCGCTCCGCCACGTCGGCACCGTCGCCGCGCCGACGCCGAACGTCGCGCACGAGGAGGCGAGCAAGCTCTTCGCCTGGTACGCCCGCGACGTGTGGGTCTGCCCCGCCGAGGAGACGCACCGCTACTCCGCCGAGTCGCTGGCGGGGGACGAACGGAACTCCGGCGACGAGTCGGCCGCGTCCGACGACGGCGCGTCTCCGGACGGCGACGCCGAGCCGCGCGTGTACGAGGAGACCGAGGGGACGCCCACCGTCACCTGCGGCGGCGCGCCCGTCGAGGGCGATTCCGAGGAGGCCGATCCCGACGACGGCCCGACCGCGGAGGGCGACCGATGA
- a CDS encoding helix-turn-helix domain-containing protein, with translation MRELVFALEYEPGRNRVADALAAHPGTRVRSLSLHATDDHLWRVDHATGASEALAAVEAAFTDGDYYADCLATEDCGATQTTRVLDRTDDTLVLYTDWEPTPVCASVPHIARDHLGDGVLFETRHEGRHYTWRLIHSGEGDVGAFFDALRAAVGDAARTELLRTAHASAGDEARGDAGGVGLSPEQEAALRAAVEHGYYESPRAVDAGELAAHLDVPRSTLTYRLRRAEERLAKAHVARSVAGDAAPASFD, from the coding sequence ATGCGCGAACTCGTCTTCGCCCTGGAGTACGAGCCGGGGCGCAACCGGGTGGCCGACGCGCTCGCGGCCCACCCCGGGACGCGGGTCCGGTCGCTGTCGCTGCACGCGACCGACGATCACCTCTGGCGGGTCGACCACGCAACCGGGGCGTCGGAGGCGCTCGCGGCCGTCGAGGCCGCCTTCACCGACGGCGACTACTACGCCGACTGCCTCGCGACCGAGGACTGCGGCGCGACGCAGACCACCCGCGTCCTCGACCGGACCGACGACACCCTCGTGCTGTACACCGACTGGGAGCCCACGCCCGTCTGCGCGTCCGTCCCGCACATCGCCCGCGATCACCTCGGCGACGGCGTGCTGTTCGAGACCCGCCACGAGGGGCGCCACTACACCTGGCGGCTCATCCACTCCGGCGAGGGCGACGTGGGCGCCTTCTTCGACGCGCTCCGGGCGGCCGTGGGCGACGCGGCACGCACGGAGCTGCTCAGGACGGCGCACGCCTCGGCCGGCGACGAGGCGCGGGGCGACGCGGGCGGTGTCGGGCTCTCCCCGGAGCAGGAGGCCGCGCTCAGGGCCGCGGTCGAACACGGCTACTACGAGTCGCCGCGGGCGGTCGACGCCGGCGAGCTCGCGGCCCACCTCGACGTGCCGCGGTCGACGCTCACCTACCGGCTCCGCCGGGCCGAAGAGCGGCTGGCGAAGGCGCACGTCGCCCGGTCGGTCGCGGGCGACGCCGCGCCCGCGTCGTTCGACTGA
- a CDS encoding heavy metal translocating P-type ATPase, with the protein MNDEPDGRGDARADEAAENGASDGRRELTAELAVPEMDCPSCAGKVDNALGRVDGVTDVALNPTAGIATITYDPDRADEGDVVAAIEGAGYEVTGGRSKGDGSADGEGGGDADAGAGVSVAPPAEVWTTPRAKKTWLGAVLVVAGLLFEFVLIAQNPVVASVLGAPLTLADVLFVGAVAASGIPVVRGGYYSALNRSLDIDLLMGTAILAATGIGYFVEAATLAVLFSVAELLEDYAMDRARDSLRELMELSPDEATVRREGNETTVPTDDVAVGETVLVRPGEKVPLDGTVTEGESAVDESPITGESVPVDKAVGDEVFAGAINEEGYLEIEVTSTAGDSTLSRIIELVQGAQAEKTETERFVDRFAGYYTPVVVVLAILTAAVPPLVIADPVTVDVAGYPFVFAADWGTWFVRGLTLLVIACPCAFVISTPVSVVSGITSAAKNGVLIKGGNHLEAMGGVDAVALDKTGTLTRGELAVTDLVPLGEADEATLLRRAATLERRSEHPIAAAIRDRAERAGVGDLTEPTGFESLTGKGVRVEIDGETYYAGKPALFEELGFDLSRARAETDGGVVAEGAPDAADTAPGEFAEGGLDALEREGKTVVLVGTASSLTGAIAVADEVRPDSRRAVERLRELGVERVVMLTGDNEGTARAIAESVGVDEYRAELLPEEKVEAVESLQAEYGEVAMVGDGINDAPALATADVGVAMGAAGTDTALETADIALMGDDVAKLPYLYALSHTANGVIRQNVWASLGVKFLLAIGVPLGLVSVAVAVVVGDMGMSLGVTGNAMRLSGIEPESYE; encoded by the coding sequence ATGAACGACGAGCCGGACGGACGCGGAGACGCACGCGCGGACGAAGCCGCCGAGAACGGCGCGAGCGACGGACGACGCGAGCTGACCGCCGAACTCGCGGTCCCCGAGATGGACTGCCCCTCGTGCGCCGGGAAGGTCGATAACGCCCTCGGGCGCGTCGACGGGGTGACCGACGTCGCGCTCAACCCGACCGCCGGGATCGCGACGATCACGTATGACCCCGACCGCGCGGACGAGGGCGACGTTGTCGCCGCGATCGAGGGCGCCGGCTACGAGGTCACGGGCGGCCGGTCGAAGGGCGACGGGTCCGCCGACGGCGAGGGCGGCGGGGACGCCGACGCGGGAGCCGGCGTCTCCGTCGCGCCCCCCGCCGAGGTCTGGACGACGCCGCGCGCGAAGAAGACGTGGCTGGGCGCGGTCCTCGTGGTCGCCGGGCTCCTGTTCGAGTTCGTCCTGATCGCGCAAAACCCCGTCGTGGCGAGCGTGCTCGGCGCGCCGCTCACGCTCGCGGACGTCCTGTTCGTCGGCGCGGTCGCGGCCAGCGGAATCCCGGTCGTCCGCGGCGGCTACTACTCGGCGCTGAACCGGAGCCTCGACATCGACCTGCTGATGGGGACGGCGATCCTCGCCGCGACGGGGATCGGCTACTTCGTCGAGGCCGCCACGCTCGCCGTCCTCTTCAGTGTCGCCGAGCTCCTGGAGGACTACGCGATGGACCGCGCGCGCGACTCCCTGCGCGAGCTGATGGAGCTGTCGCCGGACGAGGCCACCGTCAGGCGGGAGGGGAACGAAACGACGGTCCCGACCGACGACGTCGCCGTCGGCGAGACCGTGCTCGTCCGGCCGGGCGAGAAGGTCCCACTCGACGGGACGGTGACCGAGGGCGAGAGCGCGGTCGACGAGTCGCCGATCACCGGCGAGAGCGTCCCCGTCGACAAAGCGGTCGGCGACGAGGTCTTCGCGGGCGCGATCAACGAGGAGGGGTACCTCGAGATCGAGGTGACCTCGACCGCGGGCGACTCCACCCTCTCGCGGATTATCGAGCTGGTGCAGGGCGCGCAGGCCGAGAAGACCGAGACGGAGCGGTTCGTCGACCGCTTCGCGGGGTACTACACGCCGGTCGTGGTCGTCCTGGCGATCCTCACCGCCGCGGTGCCGCCGCTCGTCATCGCCGACCCGGTGACGGTCGACGTCGCCGGCTACCCGTTCGTCTTCGCCGCGGACTGGGGGACGTGGTTCGTCCGCGGGCTCACGCTGCTCGTGATCGCCTGCCCCTGCGCGTTCGTCATCTCGACGCCGGTCTCGGTCGTCTCCGGGATCACCAGCGCGGCGAAGAACGGCGTCCTGATCAAGGGCGGCAACCACCTCGAGGCGATGGGCGGGGTCGACGCCGTCGCGCTCGACAAGACCGGGACGCTCACGCGGGGCGAGCTCGCGGTCACCGACCTCGTCCCGCTCGGCGAGGCCGACGAGGCGACGCTGCTCCGTCGGGCGGCGACGCTGGAGCGCCGGAGCGAGCACCCCATCGCCGCCGCGATCCGCGACCGCGCCGAGCGCGCGGGCGTCGGCGACCTCACGGAGCCGACCGGGTTCGAGAGCCTGACCGGGAAGGGCGTCCGCGTGGAGATCGACGGCGAGACGTACTACGCCGGGAAGCCGGCGCTGTTCGAGGAGCTGGGCTTCGACCTCTCGCGCGCCCGCGCCGAGACCGACGGCGGGGTCGTCGCTGAAGGCGCTCCCGACGCTGCCGACACCGCCCCCGGCGAGTTCGCCGAGGGGGGCCTCGACGCGCTGGAACGCGAGGGCAAGACCGTCGTGCTCGTCGGGACGGCGAGTTCACTGACCGGGGCGATCGCCGTCGCGGACGAGGTGCGGCCCGACTCGAGGCGGGCGGTCGAGCGCCTCCGCGAGCTCGGCGTGGAGCGCGTCGTGATGCTGACCGGCGACAACGAGGGCACGGCGCGGGCGATCGCCGAGTCGGTCGGCGTCGACGAGTACCGCGCCGAGCTCCTCCCCGAGGAGAAGGTCGAAGCGGTCGAGTCGCTGCAGGCGGAGTACGGAGAGGTAGCGATGGTCGGCGACGGGATCAACGACGCGCCCGCGCTGGCGACCGCCGACGTCGGCGTCGCGATGGGCGCCGCGGGGACCGACACGGCCCTCGAGACCGCCGACATTGCGCTGATGGGCGACGACGTGGCGAAGCTCCCGTACCTCTACGCGCTCTCGCACACGGCCAACGGGGTCATCCGCCAGAACGTCTGGGCGAGCCTCGGCGTGAAGTTCCTGCTCGCGATCGGCGTGCCGCTGGGGCTGGTGAGCGTCGCCGTCGCTGTCGTCGTCGGGGACATGGGGATGAGCCTCGGCGTCACCGGCAACGCGATGCGGCTCTCCGGGATCGAGCCCGAGTCGTACGAGTAG
- a CDS encoding nucleic acid-binding protein, producing MTLAAVSDAGPLIHLAEIGSPELFAAFDTLLVPETVYNEVETGGVPDELDALSYELVEADGSRVGAEELDAGERAAIAVAEDRGIVLLTDDLAAREAASDAGVEVHGSIGVIALGYGRGLFDRDEAASRMRALQRETSLFVTEAVVERGIRMLDE from the coding sequence GTGACGCTTGCGGCCGTCTCGGACGCGGGACCGCTCATTCATCTCGCTGAAATCGGTTCGCCCGAACTGTTCGCGGCGTTTGACACACTACTCGTCCCAGAGACGGTTTACAATGAAGTCGAGACCGGTGGTGTTCCGGACGAGTTGGACGCCCTCTCGTACGAACTCGTCGAAGCCGATGGCAGCCGAGTCGGAGCTGAAGAACTGGACGCCGGAGAACGCGCCGCAATTGCGGTCGCGGAGGATCGAGGAATCGTTCTCCTGACTGACGACCTCGCCGCCCGAGAGGCAGCCTCAGACGCGGGCGTCGAAGTACACGGCTCTATCGGCGTTATCGCGCTCGGTTACGGCCGCGGATTGTTCGATAGAGACGAAGCGGCATCGCGGATGCGAGCACTCCAGCGTGAGACGAGTCTCTTCGTGACCGAGGCGGTCGTGGAGCGCGGCATCCGGATGCTAGACGAGTAG
- a CDS encoding YihY/virulence factor BrkB family protein: MRPSGPDDAGGRSRASVREVAAAVVAVARENEIGIVASGVAFYLFNSLVPLLLFAFIGLSSVGWLGPAVELFGAVSGVDAGALAASLDSVVGDDADRRRAVVIAGLILLWSSLRLVQAINVSFQTIQNVRHEHSLLETVLDSLIAFATIIVVVPAVSLLVVALTVATDVSVVRAVSVPLLCVALLGGFLPMYYRFSAPETTLSQAFPGAALAAVAWSLCAVGLRLYISTSQSVRLYGVAGGVLLVLTWLYVGGLVLLAGAALNAVLADSVDVDERPDG; the protein is encoded by the coding sequence ATGAGGCCGTCGGGACCGGACGACGCGGGAGGCCGCTCCCGCGCGTCGGTACGAGAGGTCGCGGCGGCGGTCGTCGCGGTCGCGCGGGAAAACGAGATCGGCATCGTCGCCTCGGGCGTCGCGTTTTACCTGTTCAACTCCCTCGTGCCGCTGCTGTTGTTCGCGTTTATCGGCCTCTCGTCGGTCGGGTGGCTCGGCCCCGCCGTCGAGCTCTTCGGTGCCGTGTCCGGAGTCGACGCGGGAGCGCTCGCCGCTTCGTTGGATTCGGTCGTCGGCGACGACGCGGACCGACGACGGGCGGTCGTCATCGCCGGCCTGATCCTGTTGTGGAGCTCGCTGCGACTGGTGCAGGCGATCAACGTGTCGTTCCAGACGATTCAGAACGTGCGCCACGAGCACTCGCTGCTCGAGACCGTCCTGGACAGCCTGATCGCGTTCGCGACGATCATCGTCGTCGTCCCCGCCGTTTCGCTGCTCGTGGTCGCGCTGACGGTCGCGACGGACGTCTCGGTCGTCAGAGCGGTCAGCGTCCCTCTGCTTTGCGTCGCGCTCCTGGGCGGGTTCCTGCCGATGTACTACCGGTTCTCGGCGCCGGAGACCACGCTCTCGCAGGCGTTTCCGGGGGCGGCGCTCGCCGCGGTCGCGTGGTCGCTGTGCGCCGTCGGCCTCCGACTGTACATCTCGACCTCACAAAGCGTCAGGCTGTACGGCGTCGCCGGCGGCGTCCTGTTGGTGTTGACGTGGCTGTACGTCGGCGGTCTGGTGCTCCTCGCCGGCGCGGCTCTGAACGCCGTGTTGGCGGACTCCGTCGACGTCGACGAGCGTCCCGACGGGTGA
- a CDS encoding DUF389 domain-containing protein has product MRLVQVFVPSDDRDAVRETLSEMDVDFVFTDANGRRDGKLAEIPVPSGAVDVVLDRLYDAGLDEDTYTVVTDLERATVPNVDELEDRYVEGPKGRRGAPNVEIRERAEDLTPDTATYLAFAIASAVVAVGGLLLDSAIVIVGAMVIAPFAGSTLSASVGAVVSDYEMVVDSATSQVTGLVVAYLGSVVMSVFLQRSGFVPSTLDVGAIGQVGAFVTPNLLTFAIAVSAGVAGALAIATDLPVSLAGVAVAAAIVPAAAVAGIGTAWGQPLVVAGGTVLLLMNIVFINLTAYLTLVALGYRSSVIRTVRENAAVSLRSGAFAVIVLLFAVVVAVTAVGTYQHLVFEQEANDGVQTVLDGEEYSELELAEVATEYNDAGAFSDEVAVTVTVGRSSDLEYEGLATDLRAEIDNRTTRSVRVDVRFVDYQRAPATGDAERGAWWPFDEWRPSLDRWVPVSARPSVA; this is encoded by the coding sequence GTGAGACTCGTTCAGGTCTTCGTTCCGAGTGACGACCGCGATGCCGTCCGAGAGACGCTCTCGGAGATGGACGTGGATTTCGTCTTCACCGACGCGAACGGTCGTCGTGACGGGAAGTTGGCGGAGATTCCGGTCCCGTCGGGCGCCGTCGACGTGGTCCTCGACCGGCTGTACGACGCGGGACTCGACGAGGACACGTACACCGTCGTCACGGACCTCGAACGGGCGACGGTGCCCAACGTGGACGAGTTGGAAGACCGGTACGTCGAGGGGCCGAAGGGGAGGCGAGGCGCGCCGAACGTCGAGATCCGGGAGCGCGCGGAGGACCTGACGCCGGACACCGCGACGTACCTCGCGTTCGCGATCGCGAGCGCCGTCGTCGCGGTCGGCGGGCTCCTCCTGGACTCCGCCATCGTGATCGTCGGCGCGATGGTGATCGCGCCGTTCGCCGGATCGACGCTCTCCGCGAGCGTCGGCGCCGTCGTCAGCGACTACGAAATGGTCGTCGACAGCGCCACCTCGCAGGTGACGGGGCTCGTCGTCGCGTACCTCGGCTCGGTCGTGATGAGCGTGTTCCTGCAGCGGAGCGGGTTCGTCCCGTCGACCCTGGACGTCGGGGCCATCGGACAGGTGGGCGCGTTCGTCACTCCGAACCTCCTGACGTTCGCTATCGCCGTCTCCGCCGGGGTCGCCGGCGCGCTCGCGATCGCGACCGATCTCCCCGTCTCCCTCGCCGGCGTCGCCGTCGCGGCGGCCATCGTCCCCGCGGCGGCCGTGGCCGGCATCGGCACGGCCTGGGGCCAGCCGCTCGTCGTCGCCGGCGGAACCGTCCTGCTCCTGATGAACATCGTGTTCATCAACCTCACCGCGTACCTCACGCTCGTCGCGCTCGGCTACCGCTCGTCGGTCATCCGCACCGTCCGCGAGAACGCCGCCGTCTCGCTGCGATCGGGGGCGTTCGCCGTGATCGTCCTGCTGTTCGCCGTCGTCGTCGCGGTGACCGCCGTCGGCACGTACCAGCACCTCGTCTTCGAGCAGGAGGCGAACGACGGGGTCCAAACGGTCCTCGACGGCGAGGAGTACAGCGAACTGGAGCTCGCCGAGGTCGCGACCGAGTACAACGACGCGGGGGCCTTCAGCGACGAGGTCGCGGTGACGGTGACCGTGGGGCGCTCGAGCGACCTCGAATACGAGGGGCTGGCGACCGATCTCCGGGCGGAGATCGACAACCGGACGACTCGGTCGGTCCGCGTCGACGTTCGGTTCGTCGACTACCAGCGCGCGCCGGCCACCGGCGACGCCGAGCGGGGCGCGTGGTGGCCGTTCGACGAGTGGAGACCGTCGCTCGACCGGTGGGTGCCGGTCTCGGCGAGGCCCTCAGTCGCGTAA
- a CDS encoding DUF1328 domain-containing protein has protein sequence MDGTTLMRSVGHRASSGIDVSPLQFSGDFLELAVVFFVIAIVAAIFGARGVAGVSMAAAKWLVIVFLVLAIISVLL, from the coding sequence ATGGACGGTACCACGCTCATGCGCTCGGTCGGCCACCGCGCGTCGTCGGGAATCGACGTCTCGCCGCTCCAGTTTTCGGGCGACTTCCTCGAACTGGCGGTGGTGTTTTTCGTCATCGCCATCGTGGCGGCGATATTCGGCGCTCGCGGGGTCGCCGGGGTGTCGATGGCGGCCGCGAAGTGGCTCGTCATCGTCTTCCTCGTGTTGGCGATCATCTCGGTGCTGCTCTGA
- a CDS encoding putative quinol monooxygenase yields the protein MSDSEYALQARLEAKPEKAEEVAEFLESALPAAEAEEKTTTWFALRLDETTFGIFDTFPDEEGRQAHLDGEIAAELMDRADELFATDPQIDEIDVLAAKHS from the coding sequence ATGTCAGACTCCGAATACGCGCTGCAGGCCCGCCTCGAAGCGAAGCCGGAGAAGGCCGAGGAGGTCGCCGAGTTCCTCGAGTCCGCGCTCCCGGCGGCGGAGGCCGAGGAGAAGACGACGACGTGGTTCGCGCTCCGGCTCGACGAGACCACGTTCGGCATCTTCGACACGTTCCCCGACGAGGAGGGTCGGCAGGCGCACCTCGACGGAGAGATCGCCGCCGAGCTGATGGACCGGGCCGACGAGCTGTTCGCGACCGACCCGCAGATCGACGAGATCGACGTGCTGGCCGCCAAACACTCGTAG
- a CDS encoding GntR family transcriptional regulator, translated as MDEQSTEEYTRLVEENGLALLFANRVRARVVATLFYASEPLPVDRIAAGAGVDRTVVHEALDGLEPFGILEVDRAEGRDPDRYALDESDDLVASLRTVAELATERYHREEIDIPSDADE; from the coding sequence ATGGACGAGCAATCGACCGAGGAGTACACGCGACTCGTCGAGGAGAACGGGCTCGCGCTCCTGTTCGCGAACCGAGTGCGGGCTCGGGTCGTCGCGACGCTGTTTTACGCCTCCGAACCGCTGCCGGTCGACCGGATCGCCGCGGGCGCGGGCGTCGATCGGACCGTCGTCCACGAGGCGCTCGACGGGCTCGAACCGTTCGGAATCTTGGAGGTCGACCGCGCCGAGGGCCGCGATCCGGACCGGTACGCGCTCGACGAGTCGGACGACCTCGTCGCGTCGCTCCGGACGGTCGCGGAGCTCGCGACGGAGCGGTACCACCGAGAGGAGATCGACATCCCGAGCGACGCGGACGAGTAG
- a CDS encoding ABC transporter ATP-binding protein has translation MSGSEPLLRVEGLEKYYTSESDFIDRLLGRQKDVKAVDGVSFEINEGETLGLVGESGCGKSTIGRSILQLREPTAGSVYFKGQDITTLSDGELRDLRKEMQIIFQNPQSSLNPRLTVNDIIGEALDIHGIEGDVTRDARIKELLERVGLNASHANRYPHEFSGGQLQRIGIARALAVDPDFIVCDEPVSALDVSVQAQILNLLEDLQDELGIAYLFIAHDLSVVEHIADEIAVMYLGQIAELGTPEELFAPPQHPYTEALLSAIPEPDPLWEGDRILLEGSVPSPIDPPSGCKFHTRCPRVIPPSDYEFEQEEWRAVMSLRHRAREEDIAVETFDADEEALTAALREELDLPSSLSDPEAERVVQEALRSVADEEFADAEALLSETFETPCSTDEPVLRQTDAGRVACHLFDPAYEGGPNDGTPTDDGSASGTAASGDD, from the coding sequence ATGAGCGGCTCGGAGCCGCTCCTCCGCGTCGAGGGGCTCGAGAAGTACTACACGTCCGAGAGCGACTTCATCGACCGGCTCCTCGGCCGGCAGAAGGACGTGAAGGCGGTCGACGGCGTCTCCTTCGAGATCAACGAGGGGGAGACGCTGGGACTGGTCGGCGAGAGCGGCTGCGGGAAGAGCACCATCGGCCGGTCGATCCTCCAGCTCCGCGAGCCGACCGCCGGCTCGGTGTACTTCAAGGGGCAGGACATCACGACGCTCTCCGACGGCGAGCTCCGCGACCTCCGGAAGGAGATGCAGATCATCTTCCAGAACCCGCAGTCGAGCCTCAACCCGCGTCTGACGGTGAACGACATCATCGGCGAGGCGCTCGACATCCACGGGATCGAGGGCGACGTCACCCGCGACGCCCGGATCAAGGAGCTGCTCGAGCGGGTCGGGCTCAACGCGAGCCACGCCAACCGCTACCCGCACGAGTTCTCCGGCGGGCAGCTCCAGCGGATCGGGATCGCCCGCGCGCTCGCCGTGGACCCTGACTTCATCGTCTGCGACGAGCCCGTCTCGGCGCTCGACGTGTCCGTGCAGGCGCAGATCCTCAACCTGCTGGAGGACCTGCAGGACGAGCTGGGGATCGCGTACCTGTTCATCGCGCACGACCTCTCCGTCGTCGAGCACATCGCCGACGAGATCGCCGTGATGTACCTCGGCCAGATCGCCGAGCTCGGGACGCCGGAGGAGCTGTTCGCGCCGCCGCAACACCCCTACACCGAGGCGTTGCTGTCGGCGATCCCGGAGCCCGACCCGCTGTGGGAGGGCGACCGGATCCTGCTGGAGGGGTCGGTCCCCTCCCCGATCGACCCGCCCTCGGGGTGTAAGTTCCACACGCGGTGTCCGCGGGTCATCCCGCCGTCGGACTACGAGTTCGAACAGGAGGAGTGGCGCGCGGTCATGTCGCTCCGGCACCGCGCCCGCGAGGAGGACATCGCCGTCGAGACGTTCGACGCCGACGAGGAGGCGCTCACGGCGGCGCTCCGCGAGGAGCTCGACCTGCCGTCGTCGCTGTCGGACCCGGAGGCGGAGCGGGTTGTTCAGGAGGCGCTCCGCTCGGTCGCGGACGAGGAGTTCGCCGACGCGGAGGCCCTCCTGAGCGAGACGTTCGAGACGCCCTGCTCGACGGACGAGCCGGTACTGCGCCAGACCGACGCCGGGCGGGTCGCGTGCCACCTCTTCGACCCGGCCTACGAGGGCGGACCGAACGACGGGACGCCGACCGACGACGGGTCGGCCTCGGGGACGGCGGCGAGCGGCGACGACTGA